One Deltaproteobacteria bacterium genomic window carries:
- a CDS encoding VCBS repeat-containing protein encodes MKVGPWAASGGLLLALACGRNFSAPTESPLSLTSTRLSVAPLGVARLDAQGGTPPFRFAFADGGDGSAGSVTDDGSFAVYQAGDGGNAVDVLEVNDATGAKAQVRIAVGANLTLSPPSVALAPGQSLSFVATGGEPPYAFDLTGCSAPCDGGGSCVSATGSYRAGTTCDGAGVDTVTARDKNGAQAVAEVLRSGNLAVEPANARVVPGGSISFQVQGGQPPYTFSLAPHGNESGAAQPSQVGLYVAGPNPDGVDRVRVTDQAGSSVDAVVQVSDRAVPLPATSTVSLVRGDFNGDGVDDVAALSTDPNGRSSVAVALGGPSGFALAPTVHLATGVCGGAHSGDLDGDGVGDLVLPLRDADGAGCHTFQIYFGSPTGALTLGPALQVPAALPGDLNAVPVAIPGAGPVLAVAYLDAQGQAQVPLFRVAGAGPYATDFGGEALEQLGALGPYALAQDGGLQGASSSVRLDSAPVGGPGLVLGLVTDASTPSTHLAELQPLWLERLGGAPDGGVAAGIELRGRAFADEFPPVGFGQADFDGDGEPDVWIIESAITLSVSPSMEVWLRLPDAGAGPFISTALTAVTDLSSQGAVARPATMAPVRWELDALGIPEGLQLQSGSFQGVTPLSSGLRALSGGDFDGDQLPDLAAVDLAFELQLQAGNAAGQLSLGHVEDLTPTTATELMVGAALEVDGGFDAVVAEEILAGATGVELRLMAGQPDGNLSTDVHDVLPALRVLALSPGPQGRVWAELLVPPQGHVTVAPLDLGTDGGLAGAVDVFDGVVSEGLDEMVGGGAQTGHDLVATASLPFEGLAALPLLLAPDGGLARGTPSVFAGASWAVPTEQGGFSALVVATRASQDITLTLQPPQAGADGTLSGWDSTPSGGPVSLLGLLGGSQVWLRGMVPLALEVGGPRNRVAVLAKTGDDPRLCAQGGVQASLFVFAAGDTLGAAPEATLALPNACTPDESQWIEDDFASGLARGELVAADADGDGHTDLLLAGGDLGDVAIYYGDGLGGFDGPHLVPVGGKVRAVSVGDVNGDGQPDLVILRSDLSQLRVLLGAPGRIFR; translated from the coding sequence ATGAAGGTTGGACCTTGGGCCGCTTCCGGCGGCCTCCTGCTCGCGCTGGCGTGCGGACGCAACTTCTCCGCGCCCACCGAGAGCCCGCTCTCGCTCACCAGCACCCGGCTCAGCGTGGCGCCCCTGGGCGTGGCCCGGCTCGACGCCCAGGGTGGTACGCCGCCCTTCCGTTTCGCCTTCGCCGACGGCGGAGACGGCAGCGCAGGCTCGGTGACCGACGACGGCAGCTTCGCGGTGTACCAGGCCGGCGACGGCGGCAACGCGGTGGACGTGCTCGAGGTGAACGACGCCACCGGCGCCAAGGCCCAGGTGCGCATCGCCGTGGGTGCCAACCTCACCCTCTCGCCCCCCAGCGTCGCGCTCGCCCCGGGTCAGAGCCTGAGCTTCGTGGCCACGGGAGGAGAGCCGCCCTACGCCTTCGACCTGACGGGCTGCTCCGCGCCTTGCGACGGCGGCGGCTCGTGCGTGAGCGCCACCGGCAGCTATCGCGCGGGCACCACCTGCGACGGGGCCGGCGTGGACACGGTGACCGCTCGCGACAAGAACGGCGCTCAGGCGGTGGCCGAGGTGCTCCGCTCGGGGAACCTCGCCGTGGAGCCCGCGAACGCGCGGGTGGTGCCGGGCGGCTCGATCTCCTTCCAGGTGCAGGGCGGGCAGCCGCCCTACACCTTCTCGCTCGCCCCACACGGCAACGAGAGCGGCGCGGCCCAGCCCTCGCAGGTGGGCCTCTACGTGGCTGGCCCCAACCCCGACGGCGTCGACCGGGTGCGCGTCACCGACCAGGCCGGCTCCAGCGTGGACGCGGTGGTGCAGGTGAGCGACCGCGCGGTGCCGCTCCCGGCGACGAGCACGGTGTCGTTGGTGCGCGGCGACTTCAACGGCGACGGCGTCGACGACGTGGCCGCGCTTTCCACCGATCCCAACGGCCGCAGCAGCGTGGCCGTGGCGCTGGGCGGGCCCTCGGGCTTCGCGCTCGCCCCGACGGTGCACCTGGCAACGGGCGTCTGCGGCGGCGCCCACTCCGGCGACCTCGACGGCGACGGCGTGGGCGATCTGGTGCTCCCCCTCCGCGACGCCGACGGCGCCGGCTGCCACACCTTCCAGATCTACTTCGGCTCCCCCACCGGTGCGCTCACGCTCGGCCCGGCGCTGCAAGTCCCGGCGGCGCTCCCTGGGGACTTGAACGCGGTACCCGTGGCCATCCCCGGGGCGGGGCCGGTGCTCGCGGTGGCCTACCTCGACGCCCAGGGCCAGGCGCAGGTGCCGCTCTTTCGCGTCGCCGGGGCCGGGCCGTACGCGACCGACTTCGGCGGCGAGGCCCTGGAGCAGCTGGGCGCGCTCGGGCCGTACGCGCTGGCCCAGGACGGCGGGCTCCAGGGCGCGTCGTCGAGCGTGCGCCTGGATTCGGCGCCCGTGGGCGGCCCGGGCCTCGTGCTGGGGCTGGTGACCGACGCCTCCACGCCCTCCACGCACCTCGCGGAGCTCCAGCCCCTGTGGCTGGAGCGGCTCGGCGGCGCGCCGGACGGCGGCGTGGCGGCGGGCATCGAGCTGCGCGGGCGCGCCTTCGCCGATGAGTTCCCGCCGGTGGGTTTTGGCCAGGCGGACTTCGACGGCGACGGCGAGCCCGACGTGTGGATCATCGAGTCGGCGATCACCCTGAGCGTCTCGCCGTCGATGGAGGTCTGGCTCCGGCTGCCCGACGCCGGCGCGGGCCCCTTCATCTCCACGGCGCTGACGGCGGTCACCGACCTCTCGTCGCAGGGGGCGGTGGCCCGGCCGGCGACCATGGCGCCCGTGCGCTGGGAGCTCGACGCCCTGGGGATCCCCGAGGGTCTGCAGCTCCAGTCCGGGTCGTTCCAGGGCGTGACCCCGCTGTCGTCGGGGCTTCGCGCGCTCAGTGGCGGCGACTTCGACGGCGACCAGCTGCCCGACCTCGCGGCGGTGGACCTCGCCTTCGAGCTCCAGCTCCAGGCCGGCAACGCGGCGGGGCAGCTCTCCCTGGGCCACGTCGAGGACCTCACCCCAACCACCGCCACCGAGCTCATGGTCGGTGCCGCGCTCGAGGTCGACGGCGGCTTCGACGCCGTGGTGGCCGAGGAGATCCTCGCGGGCGCGACGGGCGTGGAGCTGCGCTTGATGGCGGGGCAGCCCGACGGGAACCTCTCGACCGACGTCCACGACGTGCTGCCCGCCCTGCGGGTCCTGGCGCTGAGCCCAGGCCCCCAAGGCCGGGTCTGGGCCGAGCTCTTGGTGCCTCCTCAGGGCCACGTGACGGTCGCCCCGCTCGACCTCGGCACCGACGGGGGACTCGCAGGCGCGGTGGATGTGTTCGACGGCGTCGTGTCGGAGGGGCTGGACGAGATGGTCGGGGGCGGCGCGCAAACCGGCCACGATCTGGTGGCCACGGCCTCCCTGCCTTTCGAGGGCCTGGCGGCGCTGCCCTTGCTGCTCGCGCCCGACGGCGGGCTGGCGCGGGGCACGCCCAGCGTCTTCGCGGGCGCGAGCTGGGCGGTGCCCACCGAGCAGGGCGGCTTCTCCGCGCTGGTGGTCGCCACCCGGGCGTCCCAAGACATCACCCTCACGCTGCAGCCGCCCCAGGCCGGCGCCGACGGGACCCTCTCGGGCTGGGACAGCACGCCCTCGGGCGGGCCGGTGAGCCTGCTGGGGCTGCTCGGCGGGTCGCAGGTGTGGCTGCGGGGGATGGTGCCGCTGGCGCTCGAGGTGGGCGGGCCGCGCAACCGGGTCGCGGTGCTGGCCAAGACCGGCGACGATCCCCGCCTCTGCGCCCAGGGCGGGGTGCAGGCGAGCCTGTTCGTCTTCGCCGCCGGCGACACCCTGGGCGCCGCACCCGAGGCCACCCTCGCGCTGCCCAATGCGTGCACACCCGACGAGTCGCAGTGGATCGAGGACGACTTCGCCTCGGGCCTGGCCCGCGGAGAGCTCGTGGCCGCCGATGCCGACGGCGACGGCCACACCGACCTGCTCCTGGCCGGAGGGGATCTCGGCGACGTGGCCATCTACTACGGCGACGGCCTGGGCGGCTTCGACGGGCCCCACCTCGTTCCGGTGGGCGGCAAGGTCCGGGCGGTGTCGGTGGGCGACGTGAACGGTGACGGACAGCCGGATCTGGTGATCCTGCGCAGCGACTTGAGCCAACTGCGGGTGCTCCTGGGCGCACCCGGAAGGATCTTCCGATGA
- a CDS encoding aldehyde dehydrogenase family protein: protein MRKLDTAADPKGNFIGGAWTPPSTGTYEPNTNPADQNDIIGHYARSGAADANAAVSSAQAAFPAWAETPAPERGRVLARAAALIRSRIDTFATMLCREEGKTVVESRGEILKGIALLEWYSGEGFRLGGKVVPSEMRKTLTFTTRHPVGVVALITPWNFPFAIPVWKSAPALVAGCTVVMKPASLTPGTAALLCEAYAEAGLPKGVMNLVTGPGGAVGNTLVDHPGVRAISFTGSNEIGMALAQRAAKRGVRVTCEMGGKNPVVVMDDADLDLAASGILGGAFGSTGQRCTATSRVVVQAGVHDALIERLAAGAKKLKVGNGQQAGIDMGPAVDAGQLKTDTDYIKIAQDEGAKLVAGGKRLQDGDLARGFYVEPTVFSGVTAKMRIAQEEVFGPVLSVLKAENFDEAVKLANDVEFGLASSIYTRDANVAMRFVEQSEVGMVHVNNPTVGGEAQLPFGGIKSTGLGSREMSEEGAEFFTEQKTVFWDYTGAPRTSKIY from the coding sequence GTGCGCAAGCTCGACACTGCGGCCGATCCCAAGGGCAACTTCATCGGCGGGGCCTGGACGCCGCCCTCGACCGGCACCTACGAGCCCAACACCAACCCGGCCGACCAGAACGACATCATCGGCCACTACGCGCGCTCGGGCGCCGCCGACGCCAACGCCGCGGTGAGCTCCGCCCAGGCCGCCTTCCCCGCCTGGGCCGAGACGCCCGCGCCCGAGCGCGGCCGGGTGCTCGCCCGCGCCGCCGCCCTCATCCGCTCGCGCATCGACACCTTCGCCACCATGCTCTGCCGCGAAGAGGGCAAGACCGTGGTGGAGTCGCGCGGCGAGATCCTCAAGGGCATCGCGCTGCTGGAGTGGTACTCGGGCGAGGGCTTCCGCCTGGGCGGCAAGGTCGTCCCCAGCGAGATGCGCAAGACGCTCACCTTCACCACCCGGCATCCCGTCGGCGTCGTCGCCTTGATCACGCCCTGGAACTTCCCCTTCGCCATCCCGGTGTGGAAGAGCGCGCCCGCGCTCGTGGCCGGCTGCACGGTGGTGATGAAGCCCGCCAGCCTCACCCCCGGCACCGCGGCGCTGCTCTGCGAGGCCTACGCCGAGGCGGGCCTGCCCAAGGGCGTGATGAACCTCGTCACCGGCCCGGGCGGCGCGGTGGGCAACACCCTCGTCGACCATCCCGGGGTTCGGGCGATCAGCTTCACCGGCTCCAACGAGATCGGCATGGCCCTGGCGCAGCGCGCGGCCAAGCGCGGCGTGCGCGTGACCTGCGAGATGGGCGGCAAGAACCCCGTGGTGGTGATGGACGACGCCGACCTCGACCTCGCGGCGAGCGGCATCCTCGGCGGCGCCTTCGGGTCGACCGGCCAGCGCTGCACGGCGACCAGCCGCGTGGTGGTCCAGGCCGGCGTGCACGACGCGCTCATCGAGCGGCTCGCCGCCGGCGCCAAGAAGCTCAAGGTGGGCAATGGCCAGCAGGCGGGCATCGACATGGGCCCGGCCGTCGACGCGGGCCAGCTCAAGACCGACACCGACTACATCAAGATCGCCCAGGACGAGGGCGCCAAGCTGGTGGCCGGCGGCAAGCGCCTCCAGGACGGCGACCTGGCGCGCGGCTTCTACGTCGAGCCCACCGTGTTCAGCGGCGTGACCGCCAAGATGCGCATCGCCCAGGAAGAGGTCTTCGGGCCGGTGCTCAGCGTGCTCAAGGCCGAGAACTTCGACGAGGCGGTGAAGCTCGCCAACGACGTGGAGTTCGGGCTCGCCTCCAGCATCTACACGCGCGACGCCAACGTAGCCATGCGCTTCGTGGAGCAGAGCGAGGTGGGCATGGTCCACGTGAACAACCCCACCGTGGGCGGCGAGGCCCAGCTCCCCTTCGGCGGCATCAAGAGCACCGGCCTCGGCTCGCGCGAGATGAGCGAGGAGGGTGCAGAGTTCTTCACGGAGCAGAAGACCGTGTTCTGGGACTACACCGGCGCCCCGCGCACCTCGAAGATCTACTGA